The following proteins are encoded in a genomic region of Paenibacillus sp. FSL H3-0469:
- a CDS encoding AAA family ATPase has translation MNQGQIVFLNGVTSSGKTSIVEAIQARSPEFFYVVANDLFEETIGERYLREDYWKYLSEAIIMMYHTAKLFSDHGKHVLIDGIIVERPGLAPHYEKVKEIFSGYPLSIIEVFCPLDICRQRNLAREHRSEDQSEEQHKLMARDIGYGFKVNTHENTSEECADLIVGHLFGEHAVG, from the coding sequence ATGAACCAAGGACAAATCGTATTTCTAAACGGAGTGACCAGCTCCGGCAAAACCTCAATCGTCGAAGCCATACAAGCGAGATCACCGGAATTCTTTTATGTGGTAGCCAATGATCTCTTCGAAGAGACGATCGGGGAACGCTACCTGCGTGAAGATTACTGGAAGTATCTTAGCGAAGCGATTATCATGATGTATCATACCGCCAAACTATTCTCGGATCATGGCAAGCATGTGCTGATTGACGGCATTATCGTGGAACGTCCCGGACTTGCGCCTCATTATGAGAAGGTAAAGGAGATTTTCAGCGGATACCCGCTATCCATTATTGAAGTATTCTGTCCTCTGGACATCTGCCGCCAGCGCAACCTGGCCCGGGAGCACCGGAGTGAAGACCAGTCGGAGGAGCAGCACAAGCTGATGGCCCGGGACATCGGGTATGGCTTCAAGGTGAACACGCATGAGAACACTTCTGAAGAGTGTGCGGATCTGATTGTGGGACATTTGTTCGGTGAGCATGCTGTAGGGTGA